DNA sequence from the Amycolatopsis sp. Hca4 genome:
CCGCGCCTCCCGGCAGGTGCGCAGCCCGAACCCGAGCGCTCTCGCCCGGGGTGTCGCGAAGGGTGTCGCCATGACCGCATTGTGTCACCGGGGTCCGACATTTCCGCTCGCCCGCCCGTCGGCTGGTGTCGCGGATCCGCGTCGGTTTCGCTGGCCGTCATGGACCCGGACCACGCACTCCTGACCCGCATCCGCGACCTCGCCGAAACCCTCCCCGGCGACCTCGCCTGGCTGACCGGCCCGCCCCTGCGCGCGGACGGCCTGCGCGACCTCGGCGAGCGCCTGACCTGTCTCGGCGCCGACCTGATCAGCCGCGCGGGCGTCCTCGACGAGATCGCCGCCGCCCGCCTGCCGTCCCACGGCTGGATCCCCGAGTGCGGGCCGGACCCGCGCCGCCGGCTCGCGCACTACGTCGGCCGCGGCGAGGTGCGGCTCGGCCTGATCTACTTCGGCAGCTGCGGCGCGGGCTGCTTCCCCTTCTACGGCACCGATCCGGCGGGCAAGACCGAGCGGCACGTGCGGTGCGAGAAGTGCGTCAAGGAGGCGTACCGGCTCATGAGCGTTCCGCCAGTACCGCGAGATAGTGCACGTTCGTCATGATCCCGAGGACGTTGCCGAAGGGGTCGACGACGGAGGCCGTCACGAACCCGGGCCCGCGTTCGATGACCGGCTCGTACTCCTTGGCGCCCAGCTCGAGCAGGCGCGCGAAGGTCGCTTCGAGGTCGTCGACGTGCCAGCGGACGATCTCACCGCCCGGCTCGGTGTGGGTGAAGGGGGCGTACCTGCGGTCGATGATGCCGAGTTCGTGCTGGTAGTCGCCGACCCGGAACTCCGAGTAGCCCGGCACGTTGAAGTACGGCTCGATCCCCAGGAACTCGGTGTACCAGGCCTTCGCGGCCTCGTGGTCCTCGGCGTAGTAGGTGACGGTGGCCATCCCTCGCAGCATGTCCTGCTCCTCTCCAGCGGGTGGAGCCATCATGCCGAGCCAAAGTGCGCACCGAATGACTACTTTTCCCGGCCGGAACTGCTATCGTCTCCGACCATGCCGAGAACCGGGCCGGCACGGGTCTTCGTGTCGTACACGCACGATTCGCCCGCGCACAAAGGCCAGGTGCTCGCGTTCAGCGAGTTCCTCGTGCGCAACGGCGTGGACGTGACACTCGACCAGTGGCATCCGGGCCACCGGCAGGACTGGTACACGTGGGCCATCGGCAGCATCGAAGCCGCCGACCACGTCATCGTGATCGCCTCGGCGCGCTACCGCGAAGTCGCCGACGGCTACGCCCCGGCGGGCACCAACCTCGGCCTGCAGTCGGAAGCCGCGCTGCTGCGCGAAAAACTGCACACCGACCGGCCGGCGTGGACGCGGAAGATCCTCCCGGTCGTGCTGCCGGGCCACACGGCCGACGAGATCCCCCGGTTCCTGCAGCCGCGGACCGCCGACCACTACCCGGTCGCCGATTTCACCGTGGCGGGCTGCGAATCACTCCTGCGCGTGCTGACCGCCCAACCGGCCCACGTCAAGCCGGCGCTGGGCGAACGCGTCCCGCACCTGCCACCGCGTTCGGCGAACCCGGCCCAGGGGAGTCCACAGTGGACCCCAGCGGAACGCCGGCCGTGACCGGGATCGGGTAGCCCGGTGCGCGCCGACCGCCTGGTGGCCACCCTCCTGCTGATGCAGACTCGCGGCCGCGTCACCGCCGCCGAACTGGCCGCGGAGCTGGAAATCTCCGTCGCCACCGCGCGCCGCGACCTCGAAGCCCTCTCGGCGGCCGGCGTGCCCGTCTACCCCCAGCCCGGCCGCGGCGGTGGCTGGCAGCTCGTCGGCGGCGCCCGGACCGACCTCTCCGGACTGAGCGCGCCCGAGGCCCAGGCGCTCTTCCTGCTGGCCGGCCCGGCCGCGGCCGGGGCGCCGGAGGTCAAGTCGGCCCTGCGGAAGCTGATGGGCGCGCTGCCGGGCACGTTCCGGGCGGACGCCGAGGCGGCCGCGGACGCGATCGTCGTCGACCAGGCCGGCTGGGGCGAGCGGCCGAAGGAACGGCCGCCGATGGTGGCACTGCTGCAGGACGCCGTCATCGCCCGGCGCCGGGTCCGCCTCGCCTACGCCGGCCGCGAGCGGTCGGAGCGGCTGGTGGACCCGTGGGGCCTGGTCGACAAGGACGAGGTCTGGTACCTGGTCGCGGGCACGGCGAAGGGCCGTCGCACCTTCCGCGTCGACCGGATCGTCTCGGCCGTCCCGACCGGCGAGACCGCGGACCGCCCGTCGGACCTCGAGCTGGCGCGGGTGTGGCAGGAGGTCGTGGAAGAGGTGGAGAAGCGCCGCTCGCTGCTCAGCGCGGACGTGGTGCTCGCCCGCCGGCACTTCGAGGTGCTGCGGGACCGGTTCGGACGGCACTGCGAGCTGGTCGCCGAGCTGCCCGGCGACCGCGTCCGCGCGCGGGTCGCCGCCCCGGCGCCGGTGATGATCGCGCAGGAGCTGGCGGGCTGGGGCGCACTGGTGGAAGTGGAAGGCCCGGAGTCGGTGCAGGCCGAGCTCGCGCGGCTCGGCGCGGAACTGGTCGCCCGCTACGGAACGTGACCCCCGATCGGGTCGCCGTCCCTCGGCACCCATGTCGGAAATGCCCGATCTCGGTGCGGCGGGCGCCGTAATGCGCTCGCAGATCCCGCACCCGCCCTGGTCGGGCCCGCCGGAGGACATGATCGGCACTATGCTCGGTGAACCCCGTTAATCGGTCTACATTGGACGTTCAGGGGTCATACTGCGAGTGTCCGTTACCGGCCGGTATCTGGCCGTTCGGAGTATCCCTGATCACCCGTTTGCTGCTACTGTGACGCCTCCGTGACCTGAACGTGCGTTCGGTGACACTTCGGTGAGGGCAGACAATGCGTGACGATGTGGTCGAGGCGAGTGCGGTCGTGGGGCACTCTCCCGATGTGGTGTGGCAGATCGTCGGATCGCCGGAATGGTATTCGCGGTTCGTGCCGGAGATCAGCTGGTGCGAGATCCAGGAGCCGGCCGGGCGCGGGCGTGGCCCGAAGGGCGCGGTCCGGATCGTCCCCGCGCGCGGACCGATGATCGAAACGCAGATGCAGGCGGTCGTCTACCGGCCGGGCGAGCACGTCGTGTGGTGCGGGATCCCCGACGAAGGCACCTGGGTGTCCCTCGAACTGAGACCGCTGGCCGGCGGGAAGACCGAGCTGTTCGTGCGGATGATGCTGCCACCGGCGTACCTGGACCTCGTCTCGTCGATCAAGAAGGACGTCCGCGCCCTCGGCCGTCGCCTCGACCTGCACCTGGCCGGGCAAGCCGACCCGGAAACCGACGGCGAGACCAACAAGGCCACCAAGCTGCGCACCACGAGCATCCTGCTGCGGGCCGGCGTGCTCAGCGCCGGCCGGCCGGACAAGCTGGCGCGCCAGCTGAACTCCCTCGCGCAGTGGGGCGCCACGGTCGCGGGCGGCTACCAGGCCGCGGCGGCCCGCGTCCCGGACGAGCCCGCCCTGCACGACGAGCGCAGCGCCCGCACCTTCCGCCAGGTCCAGGAGCGCAGCGACCGGCTCGCCAACGCGCTGAGCGAACTCGGCGTCGTCGAGCGCGACCGGATCGCGCTGATGTGCCGCAACCACGCCGCGATGATCGAGTCGTTCGTCGCCGCCAGCAAGCTCGGCGCCGACGTCATCCTGCTGAACACCGGCCTGTCCGCGGCCTCGGTCAAGGACGTCCTCGCCGAGCACCGGCCCGCGGCCGTGCTGGCCGACGACGAGTTCGCGCAGACCATCGCGAACGTGCCCGGCGACTTCGCCCGGATCAGCACCTGGCCGGACGCCGACGCCGGCTACCCGACCGTCGACGAGCTGATCCAGGCCGCGCCCGCCGACCGCCCGAAGCCGGTCGAGCGGCCGGGCCGGCTGATCGTGCTCACCTCCGGCACCACCGGGACGCCGAAGGGCGCCCGCCGTCCCACCCCGAAGGGACTGGGCACCGCCGCGGCGATCCTCGACCGCATCCCGCTGCGCGCCGGCGACCGGCTGCTGGTGGCGGCACCGCTGTTCCACACCTGGGGCCTCGCCGCGATGCAGATCGGGATGGCGCTGCGGGCGTCGCTTTCGCTGACCCGCAAGTTCGACGCCGAAGAGACGTTGCGGACGATCGCCGAGCAGAAGTGCGACGCGCTGTTCGCGGTGCCGATCATGCTGCAGCGGATCCTGGACCTGCCGGAGCGGGTCCGCGCGCGCTACGACCTGTCGTCGCTGCGGATCGTGGCCAGCAGCGGCTCGGCGATGTCCGGGCCGTTCGTCACGCAGTTCATGGACACCTTCGGCGACGTCCTCTACAACTTCTACGGCTCGACCGAGGTGTCGTGGGCGAGCATCGCCGACCCGGCCGACCTGCGCGCCGCACCGACGACGGCAGGCCGCTGCCCGCTCGGCACGCGGCTGGCGATCCTGGACGAGGACCGCAAGCCGGTGCCCCCGGGTGGTGAAGGCCAGATCTTCGTGGGCAACGACATGCTGTTCGAGGGCTACACGAGCGGGACCGACCCGGCCCGCGCGGCGGACATGATGGCCAGCGGTGACGTCGGCTACCTGGACGCGGCGGGCCGCCTGTTCGTCACCGGCCGGGCCGACGAGATGATCGTCTCCGGCGGCGAGAACGTGTTCCCCCGCCCGGTGGAGGAGGCGCTGGTGGCGCTGCCGGGCGTGCACGACGCGGCGGTGGTCGGCGTGGCGGACGCGGAGTGGGGCCAGCGCCTGGCGGCGTACGTCGTCCCGCGGCGGGGCGCGTCGCTGCACGCGGAGGACATCCGCCAGTACATCCACCACCGCCTGGCCCGGTTCGCCGTGCCGCGGGACGTCTACTTCGTGCCGGACCTGCCGCGCAACGCGACGGGCAAGATCCTCAAGCGCCTCCTTCACGACGACACCTGGCCCGCGACCAGCGAATACTGATGCCCGAGCACACCCCGGACGGCCGGTACATCGTCGTGCACGGCCGCCGCTGGCGGGCGACGGACCCGGAGATCCCCGCCGACGTCCGCGACCGCCTGCAGAAGCACCTCATGGCGGCCCGGCGGGTGCAGGACCGCGCGCGCGTCCAGACGGCCAAGGTGGCGCTGGGCGAGCGCGGTGAGCCGTGGTGGGAGCAGACGCCCGAGCAACGCCGGGCACGCTGGGAACGCGGCCTGGCCGAGCTGGATCAGCCGACCGGCTGACGCAGGACCGTTCTCAGCTTCGCGGGTTCGACGCGCCGGGGTCGCCGAGGTAGACCTCATGGTGCAGCCCGGTGAGCTTCAACCCTTGCTCCACCACGTATTCGTCGTGCAGGCGGGCCAGGATCGGTCCCTCGTCGTCGTACGAGCCGATGTGGAGCACCTGCGCGCACCGGCCTTCGTGCCGCTTCTCGAATCGGACCGGCGCGTCGATCTTCTTCTTGCCCTGCACGGTTTTCCGCGCTTCCTCGACGGCCTCCTCATCGATCCACGGCGGTTGCGCGATGAGCATCGTCCACTGCCAGGAGTCCTTGGCGCGCACGGTGAAGGCCGCGTAGTCCTCGGCCCACCACAGGCCCTCCAGCGGGCCCACGACGAAGTCTTCACCACGCTGTTTCGCCGCCATCTTGATCGTGTACGCGAAGGCGTAGAGCGCTTCGACGGCCGTCTTGTAGCTCTCGGCCGTGTTCGGGTTGCCGCGGCCGTCGATCGCGAGGAACCGCTGCTCGGGCACGTCCACCAGCGCCCAGTCGGTGTTCTTCGGTGCGTACAGCTGCTTCAGGTCCTTCTTGAGGTCATACGGCATCAGGCCATTCCTCTCAGCCAGGCGGCTTCCGCTTCGAGCTGCTTGATGGAGTAGCCGAAGATCGCGCGGACGAACGGCGGCGCGTCGGCCCGGGCGGCCCGGCGTACTTCGGCGAGGCGTTCTTCGACGGCTTCGGCGCGCTGGGCCAGCGCGGCCGCGAGCCGGTCGGGCGGGATCACCGGGCTGTTGGCCAGGCCGACGAGCACCGGCGGGTGCACCGGCCGCAGCTGGGCGATGGCGGCTTCGGCGGCCGCCGCGCACGCCTGCCGGCCCGCTTCGGTGGCGGCGAACGTCTTCTTGGCCTTGGCGTGCGCGCGTTCACCCGCGACTTCGGCGACCAGGCCCTTGTCGCGGAGTTTGCCCAGGACGTAGTAGATCGAGCTGAAGCCGAGGGCGGTCCACTCGCGCATGCCGCGTTCGGACACGACTTCGTCCAGCTCGTAGCCGTGCCTCGGCCGCTCGACGACGAGGCCGAGCACGGTCAGTTCCGCGTCGGTCAGCACGGAAGTACTCTAGCACTGGAATAGTCGCCTTCGGAAATTGTCGGTGGGTGCTGGCATGCTTCACCACGTACCGGAAAGCGAGGGCGGACTAGTGGGGGGACAGGTGGTGACGGCGGTGCCGTGGACCGCGGAACGCGTGGCCGGGCTGGCGCCGGATCCCGCGTCGGAAAAGGCGGGCCGGGCGCTCGCCACGCCGGCGAGGTGGTCGGGCGCGGGTGCGTCCGAAGACGCCGTGTGGGGTTTCTGCCAGGGCAGTGGCAAGAAGCCGTACCAGACGTGCGTCGAGCTGGCCGAGCCCGCGTTCCGGTGTTCGTGTCCCAGCCGGAAGTTCCCGTGCAAGCACGCGCTGGGGCTGTTGCTGCTCTGGGCGGCGGGCTCCCTGGACGTGGGCGAGCCGCCCGAATGGGTGCACACGTGGCTGGCCGAGCGCGCCGACCGTGCCCGGCGCGCGGAGAAACGCGCGGAGGCGGCGGGCCCGAAGGACGAAGAGGCGGCCGCGCGGCGAGCGGCGGACCGCGTGGCGCGCGTCGAAGGCGGCGTGGCGGAGCTGAAGGTCTGGCTCACCGACCGGATCGGCGCCGGTTTCGCGGGCTTCGAGCGCAACGGCGGCGAAGAGCTGCGCACGGTGGCGGCCCGGATGGTCGACGCCCAGGCATCGGGCCTGGCGGGCGGACTGCGCCGGGCGGCGGGGATCGTCGGCCGCCGCGACTGGCCGGAGGCACTGCTGGCCGAGCTGTCCCAGCTGTACTTGCTCGCCGACGCGGCAACGCGGCTGGAATCACTGCCGCCGGCGTTGGCGGAGACGGTCCGCACCCGCCTCGGGTTTTCGGTGGAAACGGCCCGGGTGCTGGAAAGCGGCGAGCGCGTCGCGGACGACTGGCTGATCACGGGCGCGGCGGACGAGGAGAACGACCGCCTGCTCACCCGCCGCACGTGGTTGCGCGGCCTCGGCTCGGGCCGGGACGCGCTGGTGCTGTCGTTCGCGCCGCCGGGCCGTCCGCTGGACGCGTCGTTGCCCCCGGGCCACCGGCTGACGGCCGAGCTGGCGTACTACCCGGGCGCGGCGCCCATGCGGGCATTGGTGGCCGAGCGCGGAATCCCCCTCCCGGCCCCGGCGGCCGAGGGCGGTTCGATCGCGGAGGCCTTGGCGGCACACGCACAGGCGATGGCGGCGGACCCGTGGCTGGAGCGCTGGCCGGTACTGCTGTCGGGGGTGACCCCGGCCGAACACGCGGGTGGCTGGTGTCTGTCCGAAAAGGATGGAACGGCGCTGCCGCTGGTGCCGTACGCGTTCCCGTGGTCGTTGCTGGCGTTGTCGGCGGGGAGGCCGTTGACGGTGGCGGGCGAGTG
Encoded proteins:
- a CDS encoding AMP-binding protein, coding for MRDDVVEASAVVGHSPDVVWQIVGSPEWYSRFVPEISWCEIQEPAGRGRGPKGAVRIVPARGPMIETQMQAVVYRPGEHVVWCGIPDEGTWVSLELRPLAGGKTELFVRMMLPPAYLDLVSSIKKDVRALGRRLDLHLAGQADPETDGETNKATKLRTTSILLRAGVLSAGRPDKLARQLNSLAQWGATVAGGYQAAAARVPDEPALHDERSARTFRQVQERSDRLANALSELGVVERDRIALMCRNHAAMIESFVAASKLGADVILLNTGLSAASVKDVLAEHRPAAVLADDEFAQTIANVPGDFARISTWPDADAGYPTVDELIQAAPADRPKPVERPGRLIVLTSGTTGTPKGARRPTPKGLGTAAAILDRIPLRAGDRLLVAAPLFHTWGLAAMQIGMALRASLSLTRKFDAEETLRTIAEQKCDALFAVPIMLQRILDLPERVRARYDLSSLRIVASSGSAMSGPFVTQFMDTFGDVLYNFYGSTEVSWASIADPADLRAAPTTAGRCPLGTRLAILDEDRKPVPPGGEGQIFVGNDMLFEGYTSGTDPARAADMMASGDVGYLDAAGRLFVTGRADEMIVSGGENVFPRPVEEALVALPGVHDAAVVGVADAEWGQRLAAYVVPRRGASLHAEDIRQYIHHRLARFAVPRDVYFVPDLPRNATGKILKRLLHDDTWPATSEY
- a CDS encoding YafY family protein — encoded protein: MRADRLVATLLLMQTRGRVTAAELAAELEISVATARRDLEALSAAGVPVYPQPGRGGGWQLVGGARTDLSGLSAPEAQALFLLAGPAAAGAPEVKSALRKLMGALPGTFRADAEAAADAIVVDQAGWGERPKERPPMVALLQDAVIARRRVRLAYAGRERSERLVDPWGLVDKDEVWYLVAGTAKGRRTFRVDRIVSAVPTGETADRPSDLELARVWQEVVEEVEKRRSLLSADVVLARRHFEVLRDRFGRHCELVAELPGDRVRARVAAPAPVMIAQELAGWGALVEVEGPESVQAELARLGAELVARYGT
- a CDS encoding PadR family transcriptional regulator gives rise to the protein MLTDAELTVLGLVVERPRHGYELDEVVSERGMREWTALGFSSIYYVLGKLRDKGLVAEVAGERAHAKAKKTFAATEAGRQACAAAAEAAIAQLRPVHPPVLVGLANSPVIPPDRLAAALAQRAEAVEERLAEVRRAARADAPPFVRAIFGYSIKQLEAEAAWLRGMA
- a CDS encoding VOC family protein, producing the protein MLRGMATVTYYAEDHEAAKAWYTEFLGIEPYFNVPGYSEFRVGDYQHELGIIDRRYAPFTHTEPGGEIVRWHVDDLEATFARLLELGAKEYEPVIERGPGFVTASVVDPFGNVLGIMTNVHYLAVLAERS
- a CDS encoding SWIM zinc finger family protein, translating into MVTAVPWTAERVAGLAPDPASEKAGRALATPARWSGAGASEDAVWGFCQGSGKKPYQTCVELAEPAFRCSCPSRKFPCKHALGLLLLWAAGSLDVGEPPEWVHTWLAERADRARRAEKRAEAAGPKDEEAAARRAADRVARVEGGVAELKVWLTDRIGAGFAGFERNGGEELRTVAARMVDAQASGLAGGLRRAAGIVGRRDWPEALLAELSQLYLLADAATRLESLPPALAETVRTRLGFSVETARVLESGERVADDWLITGAADEENDRLLTRRTWLRGLGSGRDALVLSFAPPGRPLDASLPPGHRLTAELAYYPGAAPMRALVAERGIPLPAPAAEGGSIAEALAAHAQAMAADPWLERWPVLLSGVTPAEHAGGWCLSEKDGTALPLVPYAFPWSLLALSAGRPLTVAGEWSSSGLRPLTCWHENRAVRL
- a CDS encoding toll/interleukin-1 receptor domain-containing protein, whose product is MPRTGPARVFVSYTHDSPAHKGQVLAFSEFLVRNGVDVTLDQWHPGHRQDWYTWAIGSIEAADHVIVIASARYREVADGYAPAGTNLGLQSEAALLREKLHTDRPAWTRKILPVVLPGHTADEIPRFLQPRTADHYPVADFTVAGCESLLRVLTAQPAHVKPALGERVPHLPPRSANPAQGSPQWTPAERRP